Proteins co-encoded in one Accipiter gentilis chromosome 5, bAccGen1.1, whole genome shotgun sequence genomic window:
- the LOC126038925 gene encoding feather keratin Cos1-1/Cos1-3/Cos2-1-like produces MIKASPAPHSLIHFSCLHLLGSQVHLQPQVMSCCDQCQPCQPCGPTPLANSCNEPCVRQCQNSTVVIQPSPVVVTLPGPILSSFPQNTVVGSSTSAAVGSILSCDGVPINSGCCDLSCITSRYCGRRCPPC; encoded by the exons ATGATaaaagccagcccagctcctcactctctcatccacttctcttgcctcCATCTCCTTGGGAGTCAG gtgcacctccagcCCCAAGTCATGTCCTGCTGTGAtcagtgccagccctgccagccctgcggcccgaccccgctggccaacagctgcaatgagccctgtgtcaggcagtgccagaactccaccgtcgtcatccagccatctcccgtggtggtgaccctgcccggccccattctcagctccttcccgcagaacaccgttgtgggctcctccacctccgctgctgttggcagcatcctcagctgtgACGGCGTGCCCATCAACTctgggtgctgtgacctctcctgcatcaccagccgctactgtggcagaaggtgccccCCCTGCTAA